One segment of Salmo trutta unplaced genomic scaffold, fSalTru1.1, whole genome shotgun sequence DNA contains the following:
- the LOC115190927 gene encoding serine/arginine repetitive matrix protein 2-like — protein sequence MARKDEGCKVMTIGSGKVFATTGYGIALHKNSRWKRPLDLALLQLVGDDEIEMLERLWLSGICHNDKIEVMSSKLDIDNMAGVFYMLLVAMGLSLLVFAWEHLVYWRLRHCMATSSGRLDFLLAISRGMYSCCSFEDETTPGRAKSSMAMLPHHHGTMATVPPPPHLVSASSTNPALTMAQQQQQQQSQPVYQTQLPGSPPTVVHSGTALGPSNTPMLGAPLPCSTFLPRPDRRLAVVDRWRLPKAGTATNPMAVRGAIADMGPFPQKVAPTWGTTAGGVGVGGGGLDGYKRYYGPIDPEGLGPCMDQPAGSQTPKTGKGGVKPLGTPRLPPKSQAVGVTPVPLPTNPPLPQPSPPLPSSFWRKRRPKKPKEPGGPLYENILPLGRRGGGRDGARDGGGRRGRPLSPPLPLPVTVPMSPTYTPPSPSTSLPYTSSTSSSSSNTSSTSSSTSSSRSSSPSSSSLTSQSTREGLDAEEDDEDEELTEESSLLLGRGRDRQRSIISSRSLSHGRQPPPIPPRKPRPARGERDRERERERGGSQLAQLQEWWAGWGERERDRSGGGGDDERKREKKRRKDKEKKKKKKKRKKREERERERDKERKRRKVKKKRKKKALKTKKRRKSTGRSEQEEGDVEADREGEGDGGREGGMPDYSSFPTQYRSTFGEKGRDSAWAGERERGRREGEGEEVGDREEDSSRSRERRPKSSRSHSRHRPPSKRYPKLPASVKFWVSGGNGEGGDPNSGTHPSSLPPLIPLSKRRRRRSHSHGKRGSTALSHSQEELLPHCHSFSGGSRPKPPPKPDQGQAKSGSQASLSLSTQQPGGLVDHSPQPSLSPPQPLPSAPSSSSSLPVPIPPPPSSSSASASAKLLYQRLRSVPQPGRFYSPHLPLKAKSLCSRRGSAHFSSLESEV from the exons aTGAGATTGAGATGCTGGAGCGTCTGTGGCTGTCTGGTATCTGTCACAATGATAAGATTGAGGTGATGAGCAGTAAGCTGGACATAGACAACATGGCGGGTGTCTTCTACATGCTGCTGGTGGCTATGGGGCTCAGTCTGCTGGTATTTGCCTGGGAGCACCTGGTCTACTGGAGGCTCAGACACTGCATGGCTACCAGCTCCGGGAGACTGGACTTCCTACTGGCCATCAGTAGG gGCATGTACAGTTGTTGTAGCTTTGAGGATGAAACCACGCCGGGCAGGGCCAAATCCTCCATGGCTATGCTCCCCCACCATCATGGCACCATGGCAACAGTCCCACCCCCGCCACACTTGGTCAGTGCATCATCAACCAACCCGGCCCTGACCATGgcgcagcagcaacagcagcaacagtcaCAGCCCGTCTACCAAACACAACTACCTGGATCCCCTCCCACCGTGGTGCATTCTGGGACGGCGCTGGGGCCCTCCAACACTCCCATGCTGGGGGCGCCACTGCCCTGCTCCACATTCCTCCCCCGGCCCGATCGCAGACTGGCCGTGGTGGACCGCTGGAGGCTGCCCAAGGCCGGGACCGCCACTAACCCCATGGCCGTCCGCGGGGCCATCGCAGACATGGGACCCTTCCCCCAGAAAGTGGCTCCGACCTGGGGCACGACAGCTGGAGGAGTGGGGGTTGGTGGTGGGGGGCTGGATGGATATAAACGCTACTATGGACCCATCGACCCTGAGGGTCTGGGACCCTGTATGGACCAGCCGGCAGGGTCCCAGACCCCCAAAACA GGGAAGGGAGGGGTCAAACCTTTGGGGACGCCTCGGCTGCCTCCTAAAAGCCAAGCCGTGGGCGTGACCCCAGTCCCTCTGCCCACTAACCCCCCGCTGCCAcaaccctccccccctctcccctcatccttTTGGAGGAAGCGCCGGCCCAAGAAGCCCAAAGAGCCAGGCGGGCCTCTGTATGAGAACATCCTACCACTGGGGCgcaggggaggaggaagggatggagcgagggatggtggagggaggaggggacgccccctctctcctcctctcccgctCCCCGTAACTGTGCCCATGTCCCCCACCTAcactcccccttccccctccacCTCACTCCCCTACACCAGCTcaacttcctcctcttcctctaacaCATCGTccacctcttcctctacctcctcctctcgctcctcctctccttcctcctcctccttgacCTCTCAGAGCACGCGGGAAGGTTTGGACGCagaggaggatgatgaggatgaggagcTGACCGAGGAGTCCAGTCTTCTcctggggagggggagggacagacagcgtTCAATTATCTCCTCTCGTTCCCTCAGTCACGGGCGCCAGCCACCACCTATACCACCCCGAAAACCACGCCCTGCCCGAGGggagcgagacagggagagagagagggagagaggaggtagccAGTTGGCCCAGTTACAGGAGTGGTGGGCGggctggggtgagagagagagggatcgcagtggaggaggaggagatgacgaGAGGAAacgagagaagaagaggaggaaagataaagagaagaagaaaaagaagaagaagaggaaaaagagggaggagagggaacgagagagagacaaagagaggaagagaCGGAAGGTGAAAAAGAAGCGAAAGAAGAAGGCGCTGAAgacgaagaagaggaggaaatCAACTGGGCGTTCTGAGCAAGAAGAGGGGGATGTGGAGgcagatagggagggagagggggatggagggagagaaggagggatgccAGACTACTCATCCTTTCCAACCCAGTATCGTAGTACGtttggggagaaagggagagattcAGCAtgggcaggagagagggagcgaggaaggagggagggagaaggggaagaGGTGGGTGATAGAGAGGAGGATAGCAGCAGGAGCAGGGAGAGGCGGCCCAAATCATCCCGTTCCCACTCCAGACATCGACCCCCAAGTAAGCGCTACCCTAAACTCCCCGCCTCGGTCAAGTTCTGGGTGAGCGGAGGAAACGGGGAAGGGGGGGACCCCAACTCTGgaacacacccctcctccctccctcccctcatcccaCTCTCCAAGAGgcggagga GGCGGTCACACAGCCATGGGAAGAGAGGAAGCACGGCCCTGTCCCACAGCCAGGAGGAGCTGCTCCCCCACTGCCACAGCTTCAGCGGGGGCTCACGGCCCAAACCCCCTCCCAAACCAGACCAGGGCCAGGCCAAGTCAGGCAGCCAGGCCAGCCTCAGCCTCAGCACACAGCAGCCAGGAGGGTTAGTGGACCACTCCCCTCAGCCCTCCCTCTCGCCCCCTCAACCCCTACCTAGTGccccttcctcatcctcctccctgcCGGtgcccatccctcctcctccctcctcgtcCTCTGCCTCAGCCAGTGCTAAGCTCCTGTACCAGAGACTACGGTCAGTGCCTCAGCCCGGACGCTTCTATTCCCCCCACCTGCCACTCAAGGCCAAGAGCCTATGCTCCCGACGAGGCTCCGCCCATTTCTCCAGCCTGGAGAGCGAGGTATGA